From one Lycium ferocissimum isolate CSIRO_LF1 chromosome 5, AGI_CSIRO_Lferr_CH_V1, whole genome shotgun sequence genomic stretch:
- the LOC132057744 gene encoding uncharacterized protein LOC132057744, whose translation MLEARDATEREIWWEPRNGFANFWFDNWTKLGPLTQLMPANFPMNDSIQEVADLMENGKWSYQKLQQTVPKDIVDHIRKEVHIDTPSENMDKAWWMLTGSGKYTVSSAWEAIRQRSTSNWCYKQFWTKGLPFKIVVFLWRVWKQKLPVDDILAKMGISIVSIYIWKMFSAAAGVQGPFIQVNQAINKRWDIKCSSKLKPLYQAAPAIILWQL comes from the exons ATGCTTGAAGCAAGAGATGCAACAGAAAGGGAGATATGGTGGGAACCAAGAAATGGTTTTGCAAACTTTTGGTTTGACAACTGGACTAAGCTTGGTCCTCTTACTCAACTTATGCCAGCTAATTTCCCTATGAATGATAGTATTCAGGAGGTTGCAGATCTTATGGAGAATGGGAAGTGGAGTTATCAGAAATTGCAACAAACTGTGCCAAAAGATATTGTTGATCATATAAGAAAAGAGGTGCACATTGATACTCCCTCTGAAAATATGGACAAGGCCTGGTGGATGCTCACTGGTAGTGGTAAATACACTGTTAGTAGTGCATGGGAAGCAATAAGACAAAGAAGTACCTCAAACTGGTGCTATAAGCAATTCTGGACAAAAGGTTTGCCTTTCAAGATTGTTGTCTTCTTGTGGAGAGTGTGGAAGCAGAAGTTACCTGTTGATGATATACTTGCAAAGATGGGGATATCTATTGTGTCTATAT ATATTTGGAAGATGTTTTCTGCAGCAGCAGGTGTGCAAGGCCCTTTTATTCAAGTTAATCAAGCAATCAATAAACGGTGGGACATAAAGTGCTCTTCAAAGCTGAAACCGTTATATCAAGCAGCTCCTGCAATCATCCTTTGGCAACtctag